CCGTGAGGTGAAACAGCACATTCTCGTGGGGGTCACCAGCGACGGCACGATGCGAGTCCGGGTCCAACCCGAGGACTGACTCACCAGGTTTCGACGGTCCCGTCCTCGATATCGGCCAGACAGGACTCACAGTCCGGATCCTCGGGCTCGAAGCAAGTTGGTCGTCCCGAGTCGATTCGCACGGCCCGCCGTTCCGCGTGTTTTCGGCACACGATCCGGGCCCGGCCGTCTTCCTCGCGTGGGAGCGTACCCTCGATGCGGCCACCCGAGAACTCCGACGACGCCGCGCCGACGGTCCGACCCACCCGGCGGGCCGCCTGTCTGAACAGGGTGCCGAGATCCGCCATGGGACACCTACCGGATCGAGGGCTTTCAACCTCCCGCCCATACCCAGGTTTAAGGACGAACGCGGACTACCTTGCATCGTCACCCGCACCGGGGACCGATCCATCATGAGCGACATACAATCCGCGGCCGAAGACATTCACGAGGAATTCGCCGAGCACCTGGACATCCAGATCGAGGACGTGGCAAACCGGCTGGACAGACTCGTCACCGAGTACAAGGTCCCACTCTCCGAGGCGCGTCGCAGCGTGGAGAATCACTACCTCGAGGAGGCGGGCCTCGAACGTGAGGACCTCTCGGCCGGCAGCGAGACCGAGGTCTCGGTCGCGGACATCGACCAGCCCGAAGAGTGGGTCAGTCTGACCGCCCAGGTCGTCGAACTCTGGGAGCCCCGCAGCGATGCAGTCGGGCAGGTGGGCCTGCTCGGCGATGCGAGTGGCACCATCAAGTTCACCGCCTGGGCCAAGTCCGACCTCGAATCCCTCGAGGAGGGCGAGGTCTATCGCCTGGACAACGTCGTCACCGACGAGTACCAGGGCCGATACTCGGTCAAACTCAACAAGACGACCGAGATCGCCCACCTCGACGAGGAGATCGAGGTCGGGAACAACGACACCACCATGGAGGGCGCGCTGGTGGACATCCAGTCCGGGAGCGGGCTCATCAAGCGCTGTCCCGTCGAGGACTGCACCCGAGTCCTCCAGAACGGCCGGTGTTCGGAGCACGGCGACGTCGAGGGCGAGTTCGACCTGCGCATCAAGGGGGTCCTCGACGACGGCCGGGAGGTCCAGGACGTGATCTTCGACAGGGAGATGACCGAGTCACTCACCGGGATCGACCTGGAGGAGGCAAAACAGATGGCTCAGGACGCGTTGGACACCACCGTCGTCGCCGACGAGATGGAGGATACCCTCCTCGGCCGGTATTACAGCGTAACCGGCCCGATCATGGGTCGCTATCTGCTCGCGAACGAGGTCGAAGAGCTCACAGAAGCCGTCGATCCGGACGACGTTCTCATCCGGGCGAGGTCGATGTAGATGGCCGAAACCACGACCCCGACCCGGGAGCCAGCACGCCGGGTCTTCGCGACGGAACTCAACGACTCGACGTTCACGTTCAAGGA
This region of Halodesulfurarchaeum sp. HSR-GB genomic DNA includes:
- a CDS encoding replication factor A (Replication protein A protects and stabilize the intermediate ssDNA that is generated by the unwinding action of a DNA helicase at the replication fork. In addition, SSBs prevent the formation of secondary structures by single-stranded template DNA.), translated to MSDIQSAAEDIHEEFAEHLDIQIEDVANRLDRLVTEYKVPLSEARRSVENHYLEEAGLEREDLSAGSETEVSVADIDQPEEWVSLTAQVVELWEPRSDAVGQVGLLGDASGTIKFTAWAKSDLESLEEGEVYRLDNVVTDEYQGRYSVKLNKTTEIAHLDEEIEVGNNDTTMEGALVDIQSGSGLIKRCPVEDCTRVLQNGRCSEHGDVEGEFDLRIKGVLDDGREVQDVIFDREMTESLTGIDLEEAKQMAQDALDTTVVADEMEDTLLGRYYSVTGPIMGRYLLANEVEELTEAVDPDDVLIRARSM